One genomic segment of Hevea brasiliensis isolate MT/VB/25A 57/8 chromosome 3, ASM3005281v1, whole genome shotgun sequence includes these proteins:
- the LOC110635031 gene encoding delta(12)-fatty-acid desaturase FAD2 isoform X2 has translation MGAGGRMSVPPSPKKLESEILKRVPYSKPPFTLGQVKKAIPPHCFERSVLRSFSYVIQDLTFAFIFYYIATNYFHLLPCPLSYVAWPIYWSLQGCVLTGVWVIAHECGHHAFSDYQWLDDTVGFILHSFLLVPYFSWKHSHRRHHSNTASLERDEVFVPKKKSNIRWFTKYLNNPLGRLLTLIITLTLGWPIYLAFNVSGRPYDRFASHYDPYGPIYTDRERMEIYMSDIGVLTVSYGLYRLAVAKGLAWVVCVYGVPLLVVNAFLVMITYLQHTHPSLPHYDSSEWDWLRGALATVDRDYGILNKVFHNITDTHVAHHLFSTMPHYNAMEATAAIKPILGEYYQFDGTPFYKAMWREAKECIYVEPDDRDQSKGVYWYKSKF, from the coding sequence ATGGGAGCCGGTGGCAGGATGTCTGTTCCTCCTTCGCCCAAGAAGTTGGAATCTGAAATCTTGAAAAGAGTTCCTTACTCAAAACCACCATTCACGCTTGGTCAGGTCAAGAAAGCTATCCCACCTCATTGTTTTGAGCGCTCTGTTCTCCGCTCATTTTCTTATGTTATTCAAGACCTGACCTTTGCCTTTATCTTCTATTACATTGCCACCAATTACTTCCACCTCCTCCCTTGTCCTCTCTCCTATGTGGCCTGGCCAATTTACTGGTCTCTCCAAGGCTGTGTCCTCACTGGTGTTTGGGTTATAGCTCACGAGTGCGGGCATCATGCCTTCAGTGACTATCAATGGCTTGATGACACAGTTGGCTTTATTCTCCACTCCTTCCTATTGGTCCCTTACTTTTCATGGAAACATAGCCACCGCCGTCATCACTCCAACACAGCTTCCCTTGAGCGAGATGAAGTATTTGTGCCCAAGAAGAAATCCAACATTCGTTGGTTCACCAAATACCTTAACAACCCACTAGGCCGTCTCCTCACACTTATCATCACTCTTACCCTTGGCTGGCCTATATACTTAGCATTCAATGTTTCAGGAAGGCCTTATGATCGTTTTGCCTCCCACTATGACCCATATGGACCTATCTACACTGATCGTGAGCGGATGGAGATATACATGTCTGATATTGGTGTTCTTACAGTGTCTTATGGTCTCTACCGTCTTGCTGTAGCAAAGGGGCTTGCTTGGGTTGTTTGTGTTTATGGAGTGCCATTGTTGGTGGTGAATGCATTTCTTGTTATGATCACATATCTCCAGCATACTCATCCTTCATTGCCACATTATGATTCTTCCGAGTGGGATTGGCTAAGAGGAGCTCTAGCAACTGTTGATAGAGATTATGGAATCTTGAACAAGGTGTTCCATAATATAACGGACACTCATGTAGCACACCATCTGTTCTCGACAATGCCACATTATAATGCAATGGAGGCAACAGCGGCCATAAAACCAATTTTGGGTGAATACTACCAATTTGATGGGACTCCTTTCTACAAGGCAATGTGGAGGGAGGCAAAGGAGTGTATTTACGTCGAGCCAGATGATCGCGATCAGAGCAAAGGCGTGTACTGGTACAAAAGCAAGTTTTGA